From one Amphiura filiformis chromosome 13, Afil_fr2py, whole genome shotgun sequence genomic stretch:
- the LOC140168248 gene encoding uncharacterized protein — MSDYSDHQVECIVKLGGRAITHKERHETANTEAIQSAGALFCDTGIGKFIAVHGAGSFGHFEAKKYGVATGYRNSDGLTSPVKQVQMGLCKTRLSVTKLNHLLVSEFVQQGIPAVGMSPFNSYITNSKDSFKHADLDVLSQSLDEGYLPVLHGDAVLDQATGCSILGGDPLIEKLCCHFKPKRVVFLTDVNGVYDRPPDQQGANHIPQITVNQDGHIATILATSMSDHDVTGGIMGKIDCACRIVKHSKGRTKVFIGKLESTYSKDLVRNGMSKPEMMTEICYQ; from the exons ATGAGTGACTACAGTGACCATCAAGTCGAATGCATCGTGAAGTTAGGCGGCAGAGCAATAACCCACAAAGAAAGACATGAGACGGCAAATACAGAGGCAATTCAGTCGGCAGGTGCACTGTTTTGTGACACTGGCATTGGCAAATTCATAGCGGTGCATGGTGCTGG GTCTTTTGGTCATTTTGAAGCGAAGAAGTATGGTGTTGCCACCGGGTACAGAAACAGTGATGGACTTACATCACCCGTCAAACAAGTTCAGATGGGACTATGTAAAACTAGACTGTCTGTCACTAAG TTGAATCACCTGCTTGTCTCAGAGTTTGTACAGCAAGGAATTCCAGCAGTTGGGATGTCG CCTTTTAATAGTTACATCACCAACAGCAAAGATTCCTTTAAACATGCTGATCTTGATGTGTTGAGCCAGTCCCTAGATGAAGGTTACCTGCCAGTGTTACACGGAGATGCGGTTCTTGATCAAGCCACTGGCTGTAGCATTCTGGGAGGAGATCCTTTGATTGAG AAACTATGCTGTCATTTCAAACCTAAGAGAGTAGTATTTCTCACAGATGTCAATGGAGTATATGACAGACCACCTGACCAACAAGGAGCCAATCATATTCCACAAATTACTGTCAATCAAGATGGCCACATAGCAACTATTTTAGCAACCTCCATGTCAGATCATGATGTGACTGGAGGAATTATGGGTAAAATAGACTGTGCTTGTCGAATTGTCAAACATTCCAAAGGCAGGACTAAAGTGTTTATTGGAAAATTGGAGTCGACTTATTCAAAGGACCTTGTCAGGAATGGTATGAGTAAACCTGAGATGATGACAGAGATTTGTTATCAATGA